One Actinospica robiniae DSM 44927 genomic region harbors:
- a CDS encoding DoxX family protein, which yields MHIAFWIVAGVLALFYLYGGGIKLIQSREQLLPMMAWVDTTPMRAVRAIGAVEVLGAIGLILPPLTGIAPWLALAAAVGFVLLQILATRVHLRRGDRQIALNLGLVLLAAATVWLATIWL from the coding sequence ATGCATATCGCGTTCTGGATCGTCGCCGGCGTGCTGGCCTTGTTCTATCTCTACGGCGGCGGGATCAAACTGATCCAGAGCCGGGAGCAACTGCTGCCGATGATGGCGTGGGTCGACACCACGCCGATGCGGGCCGTGCGCGCCATCGGAGCGGTCGAGGTGCTGGGCGCGATCGGCCTGATCCTGCCGCCGCTGACCGGCATCGCCCCGTGGCTCGCCCTCGCCGCGGCTGTCGGCTTCGTGCTCCTGCAGATCCTCGCCACGCGCGTCCATCTGCGCCGTGGCGACCGCCAGATCGCCCTCAACCTCGGCCTCGTCCTGCTGGCCGCCGCCACGGTCTGGCTGGCGACGATCTGGCTCTGA